Part of the Calliopsis andreniformis isolate RMS-2024a chromosome 12, iyCalAndr_principal, whole genome shotgun sequence genome, GGTGTCCCGATTCGTTCGACAAAGACCAACGTGAGACAGAACTATAGCTAGACTGAAACGAGCGACAGGAACTGGCATTTGACTATCGTTAACTCTTCCAACTCACTTTGGTCGAGATCAACTCGTGCAATGTTCCGACACTTACATGATCTGAGTCAGTTCGTCACGGATCGTCGTTTTACGTAATTGAAAatcagaaaaagaagaagaagaagcaagCACGAGACGCATGGTATCATTACCATCTCATGCACACTGATTACTTCAGTTTAGACATAGTTCCGTTTCTTGTGCACAGACAGAGTTAGGCAAAGAATGCAACCTGGATGCAGAAGAATGCAATCGAGTCACGAGAACACTCGTATTCCGTGTCACGCGTCAGTCTTTTCTCTTTTCCTCTTAATAAATCACTGAAAAGCGAGCTACACCCGTGGAGCTCGTGAAATGTTAATCGTCTGTCGCGATAGTACGCGAAACTCGCATCGTGTTATCGTTTCACATCGATCGTAGAAGAAGCTGCTTGCAAATCGATGCAACACAACGCTGCGATCAAGTATCATTCAGTTCGCTATATGCAAAATTCCAAggcaagaaaaaaaaaagatatcaaaaaaatacaaatgaaaaattgagaaaaaaatCTATATGAAGACATTAAATAAATTTGCAGCAAATGTACAGCAGGCATGCGCAAACGGTGTGTACCAGAGACTTTTGTATATACAAAAAATATTGTACATCGCAAAATGGAACTAGAAAACTGCAAACGTAATTTTCTATGTACAGCTTGCGTGTTCTCGATCGATCCGCTTCGGCTAAATTCTATATCGTGGTGTATCTCGCTTCGTCTAGTCTACGACGCGCGAAGAGATGCGGTTAAAGTAATTCGGATGCAAAACAAGCTACAAACCATGCTAATTCGCCGGGTGTAGTATGGGGCTGTGGTACATACCAATGCCCGTCGATCCACATCCGTGATGCTGCCTGTCGATACTAAAATTCGGGAAAAAAAATGGGAAAGAAAACCATTGTCAAACCATGTTGCACAAACCATTTCGTTATGTTAAGTTAACAATCTTTTCTATTCGATCGATCGTGCTCCATACAGCCTCTACCCAGAGCATCATAGATCAATTCTTAGTAAACTGTAACAATTGAACCTGACCTAGGAACACGATCGACTCGATCAAATCACTATTAAGCGAATGAATGAtcttattatacatataaagtCTACGTGATACGTGTCAGTCGATTCAAGAAGTCAAAAGTATCGCGTTACTTGCTAGAAAGAAGACTGTCACTTGGCCACACTAGAAATCATCTCGATACGGTTAATCGTCAAACAGAGCCTGAACGGTTTCATCGTGATGCAATCAACTGCGGAACTCTAGAGCGATACACGGCAGCGTGTCAAAGTTCATTTATTTGTTCATTCATTTAAAAACGAGATAAGTCCCATTGGTGGGCTACAGATTTTCTACGAAGAAAATGAACACGTCACACAGATTCACCCAAGTCTGAAGACAGCGTTTCTAAAAGCTGGCGTCTTTACTAAACCTCGATACTAgttcatcttcagtcctaatTACTGGACTAGCTTCGAGGCACCGCCGTGTATTGCGGATCAAAGACAGAGTGACAGCGTGTAGACGTGTGTCTGAGTGTGACAGAGCGAGGATGCATTAGTAAAGCATGCCTAGGTATATTAAGCCGAATATGATCGTAATCGAGAAAGATAGAGAAGAAATAAGATCGCCAGCGTGCCCGTGGAACGTCATCCACATTCTACTCCAATTCCACGGGCACTCTGCCTGACAGAGAAGCATGTACAGGTCGAACAGTTTCGATACTGCGAAGTTAAACGTGTGGATCGGTGGTCCTTTCGGTGTAGTTACTCACTATCCGATTTGCCGGAGGAGAAATCGGTGCTGTGCGTCTTGTCGCCCATCCCACTGAACGAATAATCACCCTAGACGACAGAAAAGCGTACATTTTAGAGCTGGCGTGGACCATCCTTGGTCGTCCGTACGTTGCGTGTATAGAACAATTAAGAAAAAAGTAACGATAAAATAGTAAGTAAAAAGAACAAAGTTTCTACAGCAACTTTAGTCGAGCAAACGGTGCAAAGAAAGATTGTTTCATTTATTCaactttcattttcttttttttttttgctcgtCGATTGTGACGCGATTGTGCAAGACTTACGGGGAGAGCAGATACAGAACCGCCGGTCGAGGAGAAGGTGTGACTTCGCGGTGCCAGACCGTACCCTGGCTTCGGGATGTGCCGAAGGGAGCTCACAACTGGTTTCAAATGTCAATCGGCAATATATTACTTAATTAGTTCCAAAGGGAATTGTGGAATCGTTCATTCCCATACGAATGCCCAACGTTCGCCAACAGAAACAATTACGTTTTCGTATGCAGTTTGTAACTGAGTGGTCGGTTTTTTCGAGGGGGCTCGCCCTATCTTTGGAATCAAGACTACAAGTGATTTTTGAGCCTTCTTCTCGCTGGCACGTTCCCTCGTGCCATTAGTAATGGTGTGACACTACTCTAGGATAGTGCTGTCTTTCAGTGGACTCTCCTGAGCTTCTTTGCATCCCTCTGTAAGCTGTACTTGATTCGTGATGCAGGTGCTCAACGTGTTGCACCTTAGTTTGGTGTTCATGCTAATTATGGAGGCAAAGTGGAGGCAGATAACTCAGGGGTCCAGGTTGGACAGCACTGTTCTAGTGGATTTCAAGCTGATGAGACATTCTACTGTCAGGATCTTTTACGATCTTCCTCAGATGGGATCTGAAGCAAGTGGCTACATGAGTGGGGAGTGAACGTGTCAAGGAAGAAGGCTCTCAGatgcaaatacaaatacaaaagaaaaaggGGCTTGCTACTGTGCGACCCCCCGAGACTCTACGCTGAAATCCAAATTGAAATTCTCGCATCCCCGCAAGAGGGTGGAACAAACCCCTTAAAAGAGTGCACAAGCGTAGTATCTCGTGTGTGCAAGGTAACGCGCGTGTAAAATACGGAGAAATGTGTGTTTACGTACGGAAGAAGCCAGCACCTGTGTGTGTACGTGtgtaagtacaataaatattgcTTTCCAGTAAAAGCTAGAGATTAAAacagaagagaaaaaaaaacagaagcaTGCCTCCGGTGAAGACAAGTCAACAAATCATGTGTCATTGATCGTTTCTCTCGTTTACGCGACGGCTGCTCTTGAGAAGTCTCTTTTTTAGTCTTAGCACGGCGTGGGGAGGCGAATTTCACGAGCCTTGAGACGTGAAATTCGCTTCCCAAGGCTGTAGTTTGTGATTGCTTGGTTCGTTTGACTTGAGATCAACGGTAGGTGGAAATTGGAAAGTTCTCGGACTCACCGAATGATAGTGCCTAGCGGCGTTTGGAAGAGTGAAGGCGCGTTGAGTACCAAGGGGTGGATAGTTTCTGGGAGCCGGGGAACGTGCCGATGACCTCCCAACTGCCGCCCGCGCAAACACAACACAAACACAAAAACACAAATAGAGACACGATGAGATTGATGGCGGTGTCGGCTAACCATAGTTTTGGCAGTATTCCTATCAGACTTTAAATGATGAGCCAACGTTGGAAGATATGCTATTACTACCTTAACTTTCGTTAGAAAGGGTGtagaaataaattaaataaaaaaaaacagagaagaaaaataaaatcGTGGCTACAGTGGCAgtcaaaaaaattaaaaaagcaaataaaatgaagaaacacttattttacaatatttatgTCAGACAGAAAATGGAGATACCCCAGACTGGATAAATCTTGTGAATATGAAGAAAATATCTATTACAGAAGTTAAGAGCAATTGTAAACTTTTTGTCCACCACTGTATTACGTTTCTACACCCCCGCAAAAGTGATGCAGATGAAGCCATAATTGCGCCCTGAAATCTGTACACTACAAAAGAAACCTGTCTCTATCTTCCAACATTGTAGATACAAAAAAACATTAGAAAGATGATAGAATGATGTTCAAATACTATTTCTCGATGTGTGTTCgtgtatgatggagaactgcgaAGAGTGAGAGCATAGTAGTAGTAATACCATGCGAGAGGAGCAGCAAGATGTAAGTCTAGGGATAATCAACGGTGAATGATCACGGATGATAAGAGCTGGGATACAGTATATCGTTGTACGGACTACTTCGAAGGGATGGTCTTGAAATACTCGTTCTGTTATTGGCAGAGATGATGGTCAAGACGGATAAGAGGCAAGCACATCGAAGGTATATACACGGCGACCACATGCAGAAGCGTAACATACATCACCTGGTTAAAACGTTAATGGGCGCCCAATGTGTGTGCGGATGGTTTCGGATGGTGCTATGCCACTTAAAAGCTTAAACGTCCAGCTCGAGTCACGCACGCGCTCGTTTATCGTTCGTTAATCGAGCACAGCGAGTATTCGCACGTCGCAAAATGGGTTTTTACTTAGCTGGCTCGAGAAATGGGACCGTTTTCTCGCTCTGACCCACCCCCGAACGGCTAATCGCTTCGGAATCTAACGCTTGGAACGATGTTACTTTAAACGGTAGAGTGGTATATGTTAGTGTCATGTGCGAACGTGTGGACATGTATGAGATGATTATCACTTATGTTAATGAGACGATCATGAACTAAAGTGATTCCGAACGAACTGTCAATGGGAGGAGGCTTACCGTTGTAACTGGGACCGCTGGATCTGTAACTGAAACCGTCGTCGTCCTCCCAGGGCCTGGCGTGATCTATATTTCTCGATGGAGCTATGGAAAGGGAACGCAGTTATGAAGCTACGATGATATATGTTCAGTATGAAATATTGTAGATGGAAGGAACATGGCAGTGGTGGGCGAAGCACTAGCTCTTTAGCTACTTGGGATATTTAGAACCTCTATGCATTCATATAATATTCTTCAATTCGCCAACTGCTACTGTCACGCAGAATGCATCGGTTCTCTCCTGATCACCGAAGTTAAACTGCGTTGGATAACTATTTCAGCTACTGTGTGCTGTTGGCGAATCCCTAGACTCACTGGAGTCTAAAGCTACAAGCTCTGATGGCGATGATATTAGCTGAAGAACGCCTGCATAAGGGAACCTCTATCGAATATACTCGATAGCTCGTACTATCAGCAATTGCCTCACTACTCGAGCGTGCTCCAAACACATCACTGCATTCCTTCCGCCCATAATACAGGAAATTGGACGAATCACTTACAAGCACCAACAGGGCTCTCGTATCGCAGTCTATAGGTCGGTTCTCTGGCAGCGGACGGTGTCCTCGAGGCGTTCCTAGGATCCACGTTCGCAGCTTTGTGTCTCAGATTCTCTCGGTCCTTTTCACGGTCTTGTAGGAACACCTTCGCGATCCCTGTGTCGATTTTGCTTAGCTCGTCCTGCTCCTTCTTCAGTTTCTCTTCTGCTTCTTTTATGTAACCCTTGTTATCGACCTCATCCTCGTCGTCTGAGGCTGGCACTCCCTGGATGAGGATCATTGGTCACTTTAATTATTCGAATCACACGTACCTACTACTGTGCAGTGATCTGAAGAAGTCTCAAAGGAAGACGCAAGGCTAAAAGAAGTATTTCATTGGCTTCACTTGAGACTGCTTTTATTCTCAATTTTTGACCTTTCAAGTATTTAAGCGACCACAAAACATAAAAGAATATTCTAGCGTATCCCATTCAAGAAAAGATGGACCATGGGTAAAAGATTATACTACAATTAATAGTGTCCTCATTTCTTCAACAGGACCTATCATCCCCGCACAGCATCTTAAGAAACGAATCTTGTAAATGAGGGTAATTACCTTGTAAGTGTCGGACCATCGCCTGCGTCTCTCAGGATCAGTATAAGGATAAGGTGGAGCAGGGAAATCGTCTCTCTCGATGGGCGGTTTGGCTCCAGGGGGCGGCTTCATGGCGTCGGGATAATGCGCCAACTCTATTGGCTCGTCATTATCTACTTGACTGGCCGGTGATTTCGGTCTGGTCTCGCTGAGAGCATCGACCAGCGCTCGCATTCCTGATCGACTGCTGCGCCCGCCGCTGCTCCTTATCGAACGAGACGCTGAAACGCCGATGAAAAGGCATTTAAACACCTCTTCTTATCGAACAGCATTCTGAACCGAGGAATAAACACGAAGAGGACTCACAGCTAGGCCTATGAAAGTGTGGGCTGGTCGGAGGCTTGTCGTACGGCTGTATAGGGCGTCTCAAGTAGCCCTGGCTCGGCGTTTCCGTCAAGTACGAGTAAGTGTAAATCCTAGACACATCCTCGGATGCACCGCGTCCGTACTCTCTCAATATCAGGCCAGGGCTTCCGGTTCGCGCGGGATAATACTGAGGCAATCAACGCAGATATTATCGCGGCTGGTCTCGTGCTGGCTGCCGCGTCTCTCGTACCGCTAACTTTAGCTAATGTACTCAGCAAAGGAAGATAAAAACTCAATGCGCTCGACACTCTTTCAAGAAACGCGCTGGACAGAGAAGACAATTACTCCCGAGTTGGGAATATAAGGTAAGGAGCACCTAGCTTCGAGGCGTCTAGCAGTGTTTCAAAGTCTAGCGCTGGGGATTCTGAAGGACGTCTGCATAGTAATGAGATAGAGAATATTTCATTTACTAGAAGGTGAACGCTTGCATGTCTTGGGAGCAGTTTCGGTGCAACTTGGTGTCAGAAGAGTAGAATTTGATATGGGGGCTTTTAGTAAGATTGCTGTGGTAGAGTTCATTTCTAGTGGAGTCCAGTATTGATTCACTTTAGCGTTTACTGAAAGAGTGTCTGTGCTAGGAGATACATGGCATACCTTGCGACTGAGGCTGCTGTAAGGGCTGCAGAGTGATCCGTTCAGGCTTGGCGTGCGTGACCGCAATGAAAACTATACACAATGACCGTGCGAAAAAAAAGGATAAACAACGATTAAGAaagcaataataaaaataaaaataataaaataaaatatggtaAAAAATTTGTTGGGAGTATATAtgtttgtatgtatatatatgtattcatGTATATATAGAATATCGAAACTCGTACATATCGAAGCGTGCGGATAACAACGACACGTTAAAGGAACGATGCATGGTTAAAAGAagctatacatatgtatatgtaccgtTGAATGGATAATTAAGCTATACACAAAGCTGTTACGAGTGAAGGTGGAGGTACTTCAGGCTCTAGATTGCTCTACACTAAATTGCTCTGTAGAATTCGACACTGACACAAAACTGAACCGAGCAGCAAGATATTTCACACGAACGTCGTACAACAGTCCAATAGTAAGCACGATGCAAGCTGAGTTCTTCGATACTTTTCGATCGCGATTCCCTCGAGCCACGATCGCCTGAACAAAGTACTCCGTGTCAGTTGACAAATAACCAATTGAACAACAAACTCGACTCACTATGCACACGAGTGCGATCTTCGTCGTACGATGCAGCTGGAAATGCATGTTGGCGGACTCGAAGAGCGACGTGCATTTGTTAATttgaaaatgaatttttaattatttgattAATCACCTTTGCGAAGACACGATAGACGTGAAAAAAAAGTCGACGATTTTTCGCTGAAGATGAACGAAGAGTGATCTTTAACTCAACAATGTTAAAAAAATGAAATCGCTTGAAAAAACGACCACGCGAAACAGATGAAACAATCACCATCCATACGAATGACATATGATACAATAttttacaacataaatatacagTCCGCCAGTTCCGAATGAAATATGCGCTCGTGATGCTCGCAGCTTCCCAACCTGGGACCACAACCGCTGCAGCTGCGATTTGCAGTCCCTTATCCTGAACTCGAGATCGAGGGCACCCTCCTCTCGATCGCTGCACATCGATCGACCGATCCCTGCGATCTTACCTGCATCTCCGAAGCGCTGCTGGAGATTCGTTCCGACTCCCGATGCTGAGGAGTGTGCGCTTCTCCGTGGCCATTTACGATACCATTGGGTCCGCTGGGCCCTGGGCCGCAGCGCGGATGCCATATAGCGGCGCCCTGCAAGTACATCTCCTCTCCATCGCCAAAGGGGTCGCCACACTTGGTGCATCGGGCGCACGTGGGATGGAAATGATGATTATCGCCGGCCTGCAGGACCTTGCCGCTGATATAACGGTTGCAGTAGGCGCACTTCACGCCGAACTGCTTCTGATAATCTTTCTCGCAGTAAGGCACCCCATCTCTGTTGGACAGAGTTCAGGAATTTCTACTGTGCAGGCTTTGCGCGATGGGTAGGTTAATCTTGGAGCACTCACGGTTGATATAGCATGCACGAACTTCTGTAAGGTGATACCTATCGCGTTTGCTAGGGGAGTCTGTGACCTGTCTTTGGATTTCGGGGGATTTTCCAGATTCTGGGGTGGGTGTCCCATTTTGGTACGTTAATATGATTCTTTGATGATTCTAAGAAGGAAGAGAGTAAGagtggagattaaggattgtggaagaTTTCGAAGACACATGGAAGAGGTGCCTAGGTTGGACACTGTGCAAAAATGGACAGAAGTCTCATTGTTTATGTAGGGACGATTCTACGTGTCAAAATAGTCACTGCAAAAACGTCTGAAGATcgcctgaaatgtgtctgactcgatacTTATTCTACTCTCAGCGCGCAGTAGTCAGGTCAGGCGCAGAGGAATAaggaagtagaataagcccaGTCAGGCGTCAGACGCGCTTCacgcgcatcctaggcgtaTCTTTAACATTGAATAACTCTGATACAGAGCTTTAAACATAATTTCATCAGTTTTtacttttgtcttattttagcatatagaatcaCTCCTCAAAATTTCTGACCCCTGTCATAAGACATAGAAACGATAGAAACAGAGCCTGTGCCATCCCATGAGACTCCATCTCTCGACAATTCTTCAACCAACTATTAATATTCCCACCACTTTTGTACCCATAATTATATCCCTAATCTAAGTAATATGTAATAACTCCAAGATTAATCTACAGTCTGAAGAAAAGAAAAACCTCTCGGTCTGACTCACTTTCCCATGTACTCGCCATGGAGCACAGTGTCGCAGCTGTGGCACTTGAAGCACCAGACGTGCCACTGTCGATCGAGCGCGACCAGAGCCTGACCTTCCCTCAATTGGTTTCCGCAACCAGCGCAAGCACCGGGGTCGGAGGGCCCGTCTCCGGATCCTCTGGTCGCGGCGCTATTCCCGACCGGCGTCGATGCCTCTCGAACCGGGATGCCGACGCATCGATGACAGAGAGCTTGACCTATAGACAACGCGCGGTTAGTTGAGATTGGACAGATCCGGCCGACGATCCGTGACTTCTGGCTGACGCATACGCCCAACACTTGTCTCTGCTATTGTGCCCGTTTTATCCAAACCACGCGACGCGTACATCTTCCTCGGGTTGATTCATCGCTCGTACGCGCGCGAACCCGTAGCCTCGCGATTGTTTACCCATTCGATTTGCGCCTCTCTCTGCGTATAAATAGCCGTGTAATTCTGATCATCGGGGACCGTCGCCGACGATCGCCACGATTGCTTTGGATGAGTAGTGATCGGTTGATGAAGATCCATCGAGTTCGGATGGAGGACTGGTAATGGGTTCTAAAGGAGCTTCTGATTATGCTTACAATCTGTTTTCTTAGCATAAATGATTTCTGAAgttcaaaaatttaaagatttaaattttcgaaaattcaaatcttcaaatattcaaattttcaaaaattcaaatattcaaaaattcaaattttcaaatattcaaaaattcaaagatccaaattttcaaaaattcaaagtaTCTAAGCTTCTTTGAAGtctttttatatgatttaatttctagatttcAATTCCTATAAGAGAATCAGAAGTATCTACATTTTTCCAGTCCAATTTTGTGCACGAGTACGAAAAGCGTAACTATAATCGAACATTTCTGTATTGAGCTGCTAGCTGGTGACCTAGGTTTAATACTAAAGCTCTGACTTATCACGTATAGGGTGTCCCACATGTTACGATCATCCACAGAGCGTAACACAATCTCCTCTTCGCTAAAACTACATTCCTCCACATCCTCGTACATCTAAACAAGACACCCTGTATTACTCAAGGCAATCTTCCTCCACGACCGCAAGACAACCGCAATGTTCCATGCAATTAACAGTCAATTACTTTCTCCCATCCCTACGACATCGATTCTCTTAAAAACTCCCTCCCCGCAAATCCCAGATTCAACAATCACATTCTCCGAACACTCGTCCCCTAAAAACGCCCGTTTTCATCGGTACATACGTTCTCGCGGATCGATAACACCAGTCGAGTTCTGGCTGGCAAATATTTGCAGAGGAACAATGCAACGATTCGAACCAGGGCAGCTTAATTCACATCGGGGTCCATCGTTTCGAGTATCATCGCGCAAACGTGTTCTCGGGCATATGAACCACGTAATCGTTACAAGGCCACGCGTGCAGAGACTCGTTAAGCGTGGGCAACGATACACCTAAGTGGTAATTTGCTTTAACGGGTCGACCGGTACGCCAATCTCGCGGGACGCAATCAAAAGGCAATGAATGAAGCGTTTGTTGCGCGTCAAACCTTGCTTCGTGGACGCGTTTCTTTTTATAGAGAGACTCATTCTCGCAAAACGATGATATCAGAGGGGGAGGGCCTACCTTGGACAAGGGACACTTTGGTCCCCTGGCCCAGCAGCGGCTGTCTGCATCTCTGACAGTGGAAACAGTTCGGATGGAAGGCGTGCTTCTCGCCAGCGGTCACCACGTCACCCTCCACGTACTCCCCGCAGCCAGCGCATTTGGTGCCCCAGCGTTCCCTGTAATCCTGAAACGCGAGAAAAAGGCCACGGTGATCGCTTCGATTCTCCAGACACAACATCCCAGCTGGCACCATGTAAAATATCGCCCCTCGGCTACGCTCGCCGTCTCGTTTGTCATCGCGCGAGTTGAAACGCGAGGAGTTTATTTGCGTGCTCGCGAAGACTAATGCGACCAGGGAGGGGGAGGTTTCGCGAAATTTCGCGCGAGATTCCATACGCGCGCACGTAAGAGGATAAAGGTGACCCTGTTTATCGCGGCGCATTGTGCGCTCCAAATAGCTGCTCTCTATTTTTTCTCTgccttttttactctgtttttatCGCCGCGCTGGCTTTTTATTTATACGTTTGCCTGTACCTTGGTGCAGTAGTAAGCGCCCTCGCGCGCGAAGAAGCCGCCCTGTGCCAGGCTAGCGTTGCACTGAGCACACTTGAAACACCCTATGTGGAAATACTTGTCCTGCACTCGTAGCACCTCCCCGCTGCACTT contains:
- the Unc-115a gene encoding actin binding LIM protein Uncoordinated 115a isoform X9, which translates into the protein MKSKTSENLIASESNGVKRDQELKQKQLKKGKTFCQSCKKKCSGEVLRVQDKYFHIGCFKCAQCNASLAQGGFFAREGAYYCTKDYRERWGTKCAGCGEYVEGDVVTAGEKHAFHPNCFHCQRCRQPLLGQGTKVSLVQGQALCHRCVGIPVREASTPVGNSAATRGSGDGPSDPGACAGCGNQLREGQALVALDRQWHVWCFKCHSCDTVLHGEYMGKDGVPYCEKDYQKQFGVKCAYCNRYISGKVLQAGDNHHFHPTCARCTKCGDPFGDGEEMYLQGAAIWHPRCGPGPSGPNGIVNGHGEAHTPQHRESERISSSASEMQFSLRSRTPSLNGSLCSPYSSLSRKYYPARTGSPGLILREYGRGASEDVSRIYTYSYLTETPSQGYLRRPIQPYDKPPTSPHFHRPSSSRSIRSSGGRSSRSGMRALVDALSETRPKSPASQVDNDEPIELAHYPDAMKPPPGAKPPIERDDFPAPPYPYTDPERRRRWSDTYKGVPASDDEDEVDNKGYIKEAEEKLKKEQDELSKIDTGIAKVFLQDREKDRENLRHKAANVDPRNASRTPSAAREPTYRLRYESPVGASPSRNIDHARPWEDDDGFSYRSSGPSYNVGRSSARSPAPRNYPPLGTQRAFTLPNAARHYHSVIVSSLRHIPKPGYGLAPRSHTFSSTGGSVSALPGDYSFSGMGDKTHSTDFSSGKSDISTGSITDVDRRALNDGGMLPSSTTYTGGLGSVVGSHGGHHVRRSLPDMGTAPSEPPKLYPYHLLVITNYRLPADVDRCNLERHLSDAEFEEVLQCSRAGFYRLPQWRRNEIKRRARLF
- the Unc-115a gene encoding actin binding LIM protein Uncoordinated 115a isoform X4: MKSKTSENLIASESNGVKRDQELKQKQLKKGKTFCQSCKKKCSGEVLRVQDKYFHIGCFKCAQCNASLAQGGFFAREGAYYCTKDYRERWGTKCAGCGEYVEGDVVTAGEKHAFHPNCFHCQRCRQPLLGQGTKVSLVQGQALCHRCVGIPVREASTPVGNSAATRGSGDGPSDPGACAGCGNQLREGQALVALDRQWHVWCFKCHSCDTVLHGEYMGKDGVPYCEKDYQKQFGVKCAYCNRYISGKVLQAGDNHHFHPTCARCTKCGDPFGDGEEMYLQGAAIWHPRCGPGPSGPNGIVNGHGEAHTPQHRESERISSSASEMQFSLRSRTPSLNGSLCSPYSSLSRKYYPARTGSPGLILREYGRGASEDVSRIYTYSYLTETPSQGYLRRPIQPYDKPPTSPHFHRPSSSRSIRSSGGRSSRSGMRALVDALSETRPKSPASQVDNDEPIELAHYPDAMKPPPGAKPPIERDDFPAPPYPYTDPERRRRWSDTYKGVPASDDEDEVDNKGYIKEAEEKLKKEQDELSKIDTGIAKVFLQDREKDRENLRHKAANVDPRNASRTPSAAREPTYRLRYESPVGASPSRNIDHARPWEDDDGFSYRSSGPSYNVVSSLRHIPKPGYGLAPRSHTFSSTGGSVSALPGDYSFSGMGDKTHSTDFSSGKSDISTGSITDVDRRALNDGGMLPSSTTYTGGLGSVVGSHGGHHVRRSLPDMGTAPSEPPKLYPYHLLVITNYRLPADVDRCNLERHLSDAEFEEVLQCSRAGFYRLPQWRRNEIKRRARLF
- the Unc-115a gene encoding actin binding LIM protein Uncoordinated 115a isoform X8 produces the protein MKSKTSENLIASESNGVKRDQELKQKQLKKGKTFCQSCKKKCSGEVLRVQDKYFHIGCFKCAQCNASLAQGGFFAREGAYYCTKDYRERWGTKCAGCGEYVEGDVVTAGEKHAFHPNCFHCQRCRQPLLGQGTKVSLVQGQALCHRCVGIPVREASTPVGNSAATRGSGDGPSDPGACAGCGNQLREGQALVALDRQWHVWCFKCHSCDTVLHGEYMGKDGVPYCEKDYQKQFGVKCAYCNRYISGKVLQAGDNHHFHPTCARCTKCGDPFGDGEEMYLQGAAIWHPRCGPGPSGPNGIVNGHGEAHTPQHRESERISSSASEMQFSLRSRTPSLNGSLCSPYSSLSRKYYPARTGSPGLILREYGRGASEDVSRIYTYSYLTETPSQGYLRRPIQPYDKPPTSPHFHRPSSSRSIRSSGGRSSRSGMRALVDALSETRPKSPASQVDNDEPIELAHYPDAMKPPPGAKPPIERDDFPAPPYPYTDPERRRRWSDTYKGVPASDDEDEVDNKGYIKEAEEKLKKEQDELSKIDTGIAKVFLQDREKDRENLRHKAANVDPRNASRTPSAAREPTYRLRYESPVGASPSRNIDHARPWEDDDGFSYRSSGPSYNVSTGSITDVDRRALNDGGMLPSSTTYTGGLGSVVGSHGGHHVRRSLPDMGTAPSEPPKLYPYHLLVITNYRLPADVDRCNLERHLSDAEFEEVLQCSRAGFYRLPQWRRNEIKRRARLF
- the Unc-115a gene encoding actin binding LIM protein Uncoordinated 115a isoform X11; its protein translation is MKSKTSENLIASESNGVKRDQELKQKQLKKGKTFCQSCKKKCSGEVLRVQDKYFHIGCFKCAQCNASLAQGGFFAREGAYYCTKDYRERWGTKCAGCGEYVEGDVVTAGEKHAFHPNCFHCQRCRQPLLGQGTKVSLVQGQALCHRCVGIPVREASTPVGNSAATRGSGDGPSDPGACAGCGNQLREGQALVALDRQWHVWCFKCHSCDTVLHGEYMGKDGVPYCEKDYQKQFGVKCAYCNRYISGKVLQAGDNHHFHPTCARCTKCGDPFGDGEEMYLQGAAIWHPRCGPGPSGPNGIVNGHGEAHTPQHRESERISSSASEMQYYPARTGSPGLILREYGRGASEDVSRIYTYSYLTETPSQGYLRRPIQPYDKPPTSPHFHRPSSSRSIRSSGGRSSRSGMRALVDALSETRPKSPASQVDNDEPIELAHYPDAMKPPPGAKPPIERDDFPAPPYPYTDPERRRRWSDTYKGVPASDDEDEVDNKGYIKEAEEKLKKEQDELSKIDTGIAKVFLQDREKDRENLRHKAANVDPRNASRTPSAAREPTYRLRYESPVGASPSRNIDHARPWEDDDGFSYRSSGPSYNVVSSLRHIPKPGYGLAPRSHTFSSTGGSVSALPGDYSFSGMGDKTHSTDFSSGKSDISTGSITDVDRRALNDGGMLPSSTTYTGGLGSVVGSHGGHHVRRSLPDMGTAPSEPPKLYPYHLLVITNYRLPADVDRCNLERHLSDAEFEEVLQCSRAGFYRLPQWRRNEIKRRARLF
- the Unc-115a gene encoding actin binding LIM protein Uncoordinated 115a isoform X3 is translated as MKSKTSENLIASESNGVKRDQELKQKQLKKGKTFCQSCKKKCSGEVLRVQDKYFHIGCFKCAQCNASLAQGGFFAREGAYYCTKDYRERWGTKCAGCGEYVEGDVVTAGEKHAFHPNCFHCQRCRQPLLGQGTKVSLVQGQALCHRCVGIPVREASTPVGNSAATRGSGDGPSDPGACAGCGNQLREGQALVALDRQWHVWCFKCHSCDTVLHGEYMGKDGVPYCEKDYQKQFGVKCAYCNRYISGKVLQAGDNHHFHPTCARCTKCGDPFGDGEEMYLQGAAIWHPRCGPGPSGPNGIVNGHGEAHTPQHRESERISSSASEMQFSLRSRTPSLNGSLCSPYSSLSRKYYPARTGSPGLILREYGRGASEDVSRIYTYSYLTETPSQGYLRRPIQPYDKPPTSPHFHRPSSSRSIRSSGGRSSRSGMRALVDALSETRPKSPASQVDNDEPIELAHYPDAMKPPPGAKPPIERDDFPAPPYPYTDPERRRRWSDTYKGVPASDDEDEVDNKGYIKEAEEKLKKEQDELSKIDTGIAKVFLQDREKDRENLRHKAANVDPRNASRTPSAAREPTYRLRYESPVGASPSRNIDHARPWEDDDGFSYRSSGPSYNVGRSSARSPAPRNYPPLGTQRAFTLPNAARHYHSGDYSFSGMGDKTHSTDFSSGKSDISTGSITDVDRRALNDGGMLPSSTTYTGGLGSVVGSHGGHHVRRSLPDMGTAPSEPPKLYPYHLLVITNYRLPADVDRCNLERHLSDAEFEEVLQCSRAGFYRLPQWRRNEIKRRARLF